The region CTCTTGTTCTGTATGCGTTTCTAACAATACTTGTAAGCCCAACTGATGTGCATAGTCTGTCAATACCTTCACGCGCTCTACGGGAAGCATCTTTGCAATTAATAGAATAGCATCTGCTCCGATAGATTTAGCCTCCTCCAGCTGATATTCATCTAGGATAAAGTCTTTCTGTAGTAAAGGCAAGCTTACCGTTGCTCTTGCGTCAGCGAAGTCTGTAGCTAAAGCGCCAAAGAAGTGATTGTCATTTAATATAGATAAGGCAGCAGCTCCTGCAGATTCATATCCTTTCACTATGCTGTGAATATCTGCATTAGGATGAATGATTCCTTTAGAAGGTGACTGTCTCTTAAACTCAGCAATTATAGCTCTGCAGTTCTTAACTGTTATGGCAGACTTAAAGTCAATAGGTGTTCTGCTGTATAAAGGAGCGTTTCTCAGAGTACTAATGCTCTTTATAGCCTTGCGTTGTTCTATTTCAATAAGCTTATGTGCTTTTATTTGTTCTAATATTTTCATCGTATCTCTTTTAGTATCTCAAACTTCTCTTTTGCTTTTCCACCTAATAGTGATTCTTTTGCTCTTTCTTTTGCTTCTAAGATGCTTAGTTCAGGATAGTAGGTATTAATAGCTAATGCACTGTTAGCAAGGACTACTTCATTCTGAGAGGAAGTACCTTGTCCTTTTAGTATTTGCCAAAAGATATAAGCTGATTCCTCTACTGTTTTTCCACCCTTAATATCTTCGGGATGTAGCACTGGGCTGTTAAAGTAAGAAGCATCTATTAACTTCTCCTCTTTATTATTCACAAGCTTAGCGGACTTAGTCAGACTACATTCATCATATCCATCTAATGCGTGGATGATGCTGTACTGTGTGTTCTCAGCCTGTAAGAAGTACTTATACATACGCAGTAACTCTAGGTTAAATAATCCTACTAACTGTACCTTAGGCTGAGCTGGATTAGTCAGTGGGCCTAGCATATTAAAGAACGTCTTCACTCCAAGAGCTTTTCTCACTGGAGCGATGCGCTTCATAGCAGGGTGAAACAATGGTGCGTGTAAGAAACATATATTCGCCTCTCCTAACTGTGTCTTCAGCTCTGCTTCTGTGCTCTTAAACGGAATACCAAGAGTCTCCATCACACTCGAAGATCCTGAGATAGACGATACACCATAATTGCCGTGTTTGGCAACGGGAATACCAGCTCCTGCTGTCACGAATGACGATAGGGTAGATATATTAAAAGTGTCTTTACCATCTCCTCCTGTACCGCATAGATCCATTGGGTTGTATAGTGATAAATCTACTTTATTGGCTAGTTCTAATAATCCCTCTCTGAATCCTCTCAATTCGTCCAAAGTAATAGATCTCATAATGAATGTCGTCAATAGGGAAGCCATTTGTGCATCTGTATATTTATCATTTGCCATATTGATTACGATAGATTTGGCTTGGTCAGAGGTCAGTGTTTTATGTTGTATCAGATGATTTAATATCTCTTTCATAACGTTAGTTTTTAATCCAATTTTTAATAATCTCTTTGCCATAAGTGGTAAGGATCGACTCTGGGTGAAACTGTACTCCTCTTATGTTTAACTCGCGATGCTTGATCGCCATAATGTTCTGCTGTTCGTCATAGGCTGTAACTGCGAGTGGGCTGTCATTCTCCTCGATTACCCACGAGTGATAATGTGCGATAGGAGAGTGGTCAGGCACGTTATCAAACAGGTTATCAGGCTGTGCTAATATAATAGGCGAAGAGATACCGTGTAGAGGAGTCTCTAGTCGCTTCAGCGGATGTCCGTAATATTCCCCTAAAGCCTGATGACCTAGGCAGATACCTAAGATGTCTTTATGCGCAGCGGCATAAGCAATGACTTCCATTAGCTTGCCTGATTCTGATGGGATACCTGGACCTGGTGATAAGATGATCTTATCATACTGATCTATCTGAGATAGATTTACCTTGTCGTTCTTTACCACATCGACAGTCTCTATTCCGAGCTCTTTAAGGATGTGAATCACATTATAAATAAACGAGTCATAGTTATCGATTACTAATACTTTCATAGCTTATATATTTTGAGCTTGGCTAATGGCAAGAGTCATTGCACCCAGCTTGTTTTCTATTTCTTTTAGTTCTGATAGATCATCAGATTTGGTCACTATACCGCACCCAGCTTGATAGTGTATCTCGTTTTGATAACTTAGGGCAGATCGGATAAAGATGGCGTGGTTAATACCCCCTTCGAGGTTGATAAATCCTACTGTACCTCCATAAAAACCTCTGTTCTCAGGCTCGTACTTATCGATAAGTTCCATCGCTTTATGCTTAGGCGCTCCTGATAATGTACCTGCAGGGAAGGTGTTTTTAAACACTGCTAGACCATCTCGCTTCATATCTATCGCAGCACTTACTTTAGAAACTAGGTGGATGACGTGAGAGTATTGTTCTACTGATTTATAGTCCTCTACTGTTACTTCCTTACCAGTAATACTTAAGTCGTTACGAGCAAGGTCAACTAACATCACGTGTTCCGCATTTTCTTTTGGGTCATTTAGAAGTTGTTCTGTTAGTAACTCATTTTGTCTTTTATCCTCTGTCTTTTTAAACGTACCTGCTATGGGATTCACATACGCCTTATCATCCTTAACGACCACCTGTGCCTCAGGAGAAGATCCGAAAATCTTAAACGATCCGTAGTCAAAGTAGAATAGGTATGGAGAAGGGTTAATCGAGCGCAAGGCTCTATATACGTTAAACTCATCTCCTGTGAATCCTTGTTTATACTTACGAGACAGCACTAGTTGGAATACATCTCCTTGGAAGCAGTGCTCTTTTCCTTGTTGGATTATCTCTAAGAACTCCTCATCTG is a window of Myroides oncorhynchi DNA encoding:
- the trpC gene encoding indole-3-glycerol phosphate synthase TrpC; translation: MKILEQIKAHKLIEIEQRKAIKSISTLRNAPLYSRTPIDFKSAITVKNCRAIIAEFKRQSPSKGIIHPNADIHSIVKGYESAGAAALSILNDNHFFGALATDFADARATVSLPLLQKDFILDEYQLEEAKSIGADAILLIAKMLPVERVKVLTDYAHQLGLQVLLETHTEQEITDHLHTAFDLIGINNRDLNTFEVNIQHSIALANLLPQQAVKIAESGIQDAATLLELADNGFAGFLMGEYFMKHTNPPEQLRLLQQEIKR
- the trpD gene encoding anthranilate phosphoribosyltransferase, translated to MKEILNHLIQHKTLTSDQAKSIVINMANDKYTDAQMASLLTTFIMRSITLDELRGFREGLLELANKVDLSLYNPMDLCGTGGDGKDTFNISTLSSFVTAGAGIPVAKHGNYGVSSISGSSSVMETLGIPFKSTEAELKTQLGEANICFLHAPLFHPAMKRIAPVRKALGVKTFFNMLGPLTNPAQPKVQLVGLFNLELLRMYKYFLQAENTQYSIIHALDGYDECSLTKSAKLVNNKEEKLIDASYFNSPVLHPEDIKGGKTVEESAYIFWQILKGQGTSSQNEVVLANSALAINTYYPELSILEAKERAKESLLGGKAKEKFEILKEIR
- a CDS encoding anthranilate synthase component II, with product MKVLVIDNYDSFIYNVIHILKELGIETVDVVKNDKVNLSQIDQYDKIILSPGPGIPSESGKLMEVIAYAAAHKDILGICLGHQALGEYYGHPLKRLETPLHGISSPIILAQPDNLFDNVPDHSPIAHYHSWVIEENDSPLAVTAYDEQQNIMAIKHRELNIRGVQFHPESILTTYGKEIIKNWIKN
- a CDS encoding anthranilate synthase component I family protein, producing MKLHINHKKILGDLYTPIEIYLKLRDKYSNSFLLENSSNHSRENSCSYICFDPMMSFSVEAEITTVQDLTETKTYPTATINVLEQLQLFIDTIQVENSTSPDFIKAGVYGYTSYDSIPLLHDIAFKPADLTLPVMQYHFFRYIIVYDHYKNELHLVEHTLPNEDSQLDKIHSYLNTNSITPYPFKTTNEPTTPYTDEEFLEIIQQGKEHCFQGDVFQLVLSRKYKQGFTGDEFNVYRALRSINPSPYLFYFDYGSFKIFGSSPEAQVVVKDDKAYVNPIAGTFKKTEDKRQNELLTEQLLNDPKENAEHVMLVDLARNDLSITGKEVTVEDYKSVEQYSHVIHLVSKVSAAIDMKRDGLAVFKNTFPAGTLSGAPKHKAMELIDKYEPENRGFYGGTVGFINLEGGINHAIFIRSALSYQNEIHYQAGCGIVTKSDDLSELKEIENKLGAMTLAISQAQNI